A portion of the Oncorhynchus nerka isolate Pitt River linkage group LG27, Oner_Uvic_2.0, whole genome shotgun sequence genome contains these proteins:
- the LOC115112556 gene encoding plakophilin-3-like — translation MRFNTYNPGFSSKSMVYNTGSRTMKMPPVSQQYLGGGYSSRSAVELGPSYRISQPPVNTGYLHHDDIQLGGYQTSRTRTARSRSVCQADQEAVVQGVGGLLTLPHQQPNPVASWVARDGMAIEFHSYHGGGIPAPATMRRTLSGTLAGGGSGGWREAELVYQHFYRGPALRTISHINNRQQQLQQLSSASGLQQWQQVSGGGSGSVCGGWGQYQTSLPRLASFHSMKSVEKGMDVPDGGSDSADSNEKLGGMHSLDMPTAVNYLFMSDTAMQVLGAAYIQHQCYHSSDAKNQVRLLKGVTALVHLFSSDSQEVQCYATGATRNLIYENMDNKAALIEAEGITKLISVLNEPDEELHKNITGILWNMSSKDSLKEKLARETLSELTERVLVPLCSGRDSELIRQSPSEADIFYNTTGCLRNLSSVNERTRQQMRDMRGLVDSLVAYIQNSLQDEKSEDKGVENAVCVLRNLSYQLYSEIPPSTQLRLEGPTWARATTGTESIGCFTPQSKKAKERRNQELSTSEVAKQPKGAEWLWHPQVVGLYNRVLQHYETNTATREAAAGTLQNITAGETRWASVLSWVALEQERMLPVVLDLLQTQSDQEMCSLTGLLRNLSRHSKNKNDMATKVVNVLVTKLPSDGHQKEPSGEVVVNICGILNNLVAGSSLAARDITFFDGLPKLIAIKSSHNSSSGKLKAAKAASTVLFNMFQYNKLHKDYKQKGFTRCDFTDTAI, via the exons ATGAGATTTAACACGTACAACCCCGGATTCAGCTCTAAGTCAATGGTGTATAACACAGGGAGCAGGACCATGAAG ATGCCCCCGGTATCCCAGCAGTACTTGGGAGGTGGGTACTCGTCTCGCTCAGCGGTGGAGTTAGGACCCAGTTATAGAATCAGCCAGCCTCCAGTCAACACTGGCTACCTCCACCATGACGACATCCAGCTGGGTGGCTACCAGACCAGCCGGACAAGGACCGCCAGGTCCAGATCAGTTTGTCAGGCTGACCAAGAGGCGGTGGTCCAAGGTGTGGGAGGCCTGCTCACCCTGCCCCACCAGCAGCCCAACCCAGTGGCCAGCTGGGTGGCCCGGGATGGCATGGCAATAGAGTTCCACTCCTATCATGGTGGAGGTATACCTGCACCAGCAACTATGAGGCGCACCCTCAGTGGAACCCTGGCGGGAGGTGGTAGCGGTGGGTGGAGAGAGGCGGAGCTAGTTTACCAGCACTTCTACAGAGGCCCCGCCCTCCGTACCATTAGTCACATCAACAACAGACAACAGCAGCTGCAACAATTGAGCTCAGCGTCTGGACTGCAACAGTGGCAGCAGGTGTCTGGTGGGGGCAGTGGCAGTGTGTGCGGAGGCTGGGGTCAGTACCAGACCTCCCTGCCCCGACTGGCCTCCTTTCACAGCATGAAGAGTGTGGAGAAAGGCATGGACGTGCCTGATGGAGGCAGCGATTCAGCTGACAGCAATGAGAAACTCGGAGG AATGCACAGCTTAGACATGCCCACCGCGGTCAACTATCTCTTCATGTCCGACACAGCCATGCAGGTGCTGGGAGCAGCCTACATCCAGCACCAATGTTACCATAGCAGTGATGCCAAGAACCAG GTGCGTCTGCTGAAGGGTGTCACAGCCCTGGTGCATCTCTTCAGCAGTGACAGCCAGGAGGTCCAGTGCTACGCTACAGGCGCTACACGCAACCTCATCTATGAGAACATGGACAACAAGGCGGCCCTCATTGAGGCCGAGGGAATAACTAAGCTCATCAGTGTCCTAAACGAACCAGATGAGGAGCTTCACAAGAACATCACTG GTATTCTGTGGAACATGTCCTCTAAGGACAGTCTGAAGGAGAAGTTGGCCAGAGAGACATTGAGTGAGCTCACAGAGAGGGTGCTGGTGCCTCTGTGCAGTGGTAGAGATTCAGAGCTGATCCGTCAGAGTCCATCTGAAGCAGACATCTTCTACAACACCACAGGCTGCCTGAG GAACCTGAGCTCAGTGAATGAGAGGACGAGGCAGCAGATGAGAGACATGCGAGGGCTGGTGGACTCGCTGGTGGCCTACATCCAGAACTCCCTTCAGGATGAGAAATCAGAGGACAAA GGTGTAGAGAATGCAGTGTGTGTCCTGAGGAATCTGTCTTATCAGCTGTACAGTGAGATACCTCCCTCAACCCAACTGCGACTGGAGGGGCCTACGTGGGCCAGAGCCACTACTGGGACTGAGTCCATTGGCTGTTTCACCCCACAGAGCAAGAAGGCAAAGGAG CGACGGAACCAGGAACTGTCCACCTCAGAGGTGGCTAAGCAGCCGAAGGGGGCGGAGTGGCTGTGGCACCCCCAGGTGGTGGGGCTGTATAACCGCGTGCTTCAGCACTATGAGACCAACACGGCAACACGAGAGGCTGCAGCAGGGACCCTGCAGAACATCACAGCCGGAGAGACCAGG TGGGCGTCAGTGCTGAGTTGGGTGGCTTTAGAGCAGGAGCGGATGCTGCCTGTGGTGCTGGACCTCCTGCAGACACAAAGCGACCAGGAGATGTGTTCCCTCACTGGCCTCCTGAGGAACCTGTCCCGACACAGCAAAAACAAGAACGACATGG CTACGAAGGTAGTGAACGTTCTGGTGACCAAGCTCCCCAGTGATGGCCACCAGAAGGAACCCTCAGGTGAAGTGGTGGTCAACATCTGTGGGATCCTCAACAACCTGGTTGCAGGCAGCTCACTAGCAGCGAGAGACATCACCTTCTTTGATGGACTCCCCAAACTTATTGCAATCAAGTCTTCCCACAATAGCAG CTCAGGGAAGCTGAAGGCTGCCAAGGCTGCTTCCACGGTACTCTTCAACATGTTCCAGTACAACAAGCTGCATAAAGATTATAAACAG AAAGG